A genomic segment from Pseudoalteromonas aliena SW19 encodes:
- a CDS encoding hybrid sensor histidine kinase/response regulator, which produces MLDKVTQLLLVEDDEDDYILTCDYLDQLDSHTFNIQWVSSPEQAIATLSKNEHDICLLDYRLGASNGLDVLKEAIANGFSGPIIMLTGQSNDELDCAALDAGAVDYLIKTEMSSSRFARAIRYALARKDVEGERVERLKAEAENRSKDRFLAHLSHELRTPLSSILGYTELLMQSDFSQQAENELGVIYRNGKHLLSLLNDVLDLSKIAADKLELTLSEVNLDSMLADVYTLMRVSVLDKGLTLRFESDKPLPLVARLDATRVRQILINLINNAVKFTDKGEIVINAWTQWVDDQEMLFFSIKDTGMGIAPEKQKLIFKPFEQIADVESRSVGGAGLGLAICAELLARMHGDINLQSEFGKGSTFTISVYPGDISEVERQVLNFSSAPQLHSKLAPCKVSGRVLVVDDLRDLRMLVGHMISSCGARVDYAEHGQQALEKVRIADAYKAPYDIIFIDIHMPVMGGKEATIELRKMGYKGPIIALTAATMKGIHEELAALGFNDVIPKPVDSAALYQCLQDYLMAPEHAPKAKDINSDKGLTEKKQRFLLVEDDHDAAQITQLLLESLGVETVIASSCAQCLQILNHDQQFNKVLLDMHLPDGRGVDLGQQINERYPELRLVIVSGAEPDPKEIKDLNIDHVLLKPINLSLLETLISS; this is translated from the coding sequence ATGTTAGATAAAGTGACTCAGTTGCTGCTTGTAGAAGATGATGAAGATGATTACATACTCACCTGCGACTATCTAGACCAATTAGATTCACACACGTTTAACATTCAATGGGTTAGCTCCCCTGAGCAGGCAATTGCGACGCTTAGTAAGAATGAGCACGACATTTGCCTACTTGATTACCGCTTAGGTGCATCAAACGGATTAGATGTATTAAAGGAAGCCATTGCCAATGGCTTTAGCGGCCCGATTATTATGCTCACCGGCCAATCCAACGACGAGTTAGATTGCGCAGCGCTTGATGCGGGTGCAGTTGATTACTTAATAAAAACGGAAATGAGCTCGAGCCGTTTTGCTCGCGCCATTCGTTATGCTTTGGCACGAAAAGATGTAGAAGGTGAGCGAGTTGAGCGTTTAAAAGCAGAAGCAGAAAACCGCTCAAAAGACCGCTTTTTAGCTCATTTGAGCCATGAACTACGCACTCCACTGTCGTCTATTTTAGGTTATACCGAATTATTAATGCAGAGCGACTTTAGTCAGCAAGCAGAAAATGAATTGGGAGTTATTTATCGAAACGGTAAGCATTTATTAAGCTTATTAAACGATGTTCTCGATTTATCTAAAATAGCCGCCGATAAACTCGAGCTTACCTTAAGCGAAGTAAACCTCGATAGCATGCTTGCGGATGTTTATACCTTAATGCGTGTATCGGTACTTGATAAAGGGCTTACGCTTCGTTTTGAATCAGATAAACCACTGCCTTTAGTTGCACGACTTGATGCCACAAGAGTTCGTCAAATATTAATAAATTTAATAAATAATGCCGTTAAATTTACCGATAAAGGCGAAATTGTTATTAATGCGTGGACCCAATGGGTTGATGACCAAGAAATGCTGTTTTTTAGTATTAAAGACACGGGCATGGGGATTGCACCTGAAAAACAAAAACTTATTTTTAAGCCGTTTGAGCAAATAGCCGATGTGGAATCGCGCTCTGTTGGCGGAGCGGGTCTTGGTTTAGCAATATGCGCAGAATTATTAGCACGTATGCATGGCGATATTAATTTACAATCTGAGTTTGGCAAAGGCTCTACATTTACCATTTCGGTGTATCCTGGGGATATTAGTGAGGTAGAGCGACAAGTTCTTAACTTTAGTAGTGCGCCGCAGTTACACAGTAAATTAGCTCCTTGTAAAGTAAGTGGCCGTGTATTAGTTGTTGATGATTTACGTGATTTACGCATGCTAGTAGGGCACATGATCAGCTCTTGTGGTGCGAGGGTTGATTATGCAGAGCATGGTCAGCAAGCACTTGAAAAAGTACGCATCGCGGATGCGTATAAAGCGCCTTATGATATTATTTTTATTGATATTCATATGCCTGTAATGGGCGGCAAAGAAGCTACTATAGAGCTTAGAAAAATGGGTTATAAAGGCCCAATAATCGCGCTGACGGCTGCAACGATGAAAGGGATACATGAGGAGCTGGCAGCACTTGGTTTTAATGATGTAATACCAAAGCCGGTTGATAGTGCCGCTTTATATCAATGCTTACAAGATTACTTAATGGCGCCAGAGCACGCGCCTAAAGCTAAAGATATAAACAGTGATAAAGGCTTAACAGAAAAAAAACAGCGTTTTTTACTTGTTGAAGATGACCATGATGCAGCGCAAATAACACAGTTGCTTTTAGAAAGTTTAGGTGTGGAAACCGTGATAGCATCGAGTTGTGCGCAATGTTTACAAATACTCAATCACGATCAGCAATTTAATAAAGTATTGTTAGATATGCACCTGCCTGATGGGCGAGGGGTTGATTTAGGCCAGCAAATTAATGAGCGTTACCCTGAGTTACGCTTGGTAATTGTAAGTGGTGCAGAGCCTGATCCTAAAGAGATAAAAGATTTAAATATTGACCATGTTTTACTAAAACCTATTAATTTGAGCTTACTTGAAACGCTTATTAGCTCATAG
- a CDS encoding fumarylacetoacetate hydrolase family protein gives MHSIKLVSEELTPSKVVCVGRNYTAHIAELNNETPDQMVLFNKPNSAITTRLNSAHNGDTLHYETELCFVVKNKKFVGVGLGLDLTKRTVQSKLKNKGLPWERAKAFDGSVILTNFVELTDAMQHFTFELKINNAVIQQGDTHFMLNDPESILQNISEFMSLEDGDVIMTGTPSGVGEVTAKSIFAVALYANDQCLLEHHWQAS, from the coding sequence ATGCATTCAATAAAGTTAGTATCTGAAGAATTAACGCCATCAAAAGTAGTCTGTGTTGGTCGAAATTACACTGCGCACATTGCGGAGTTAAATAATGAAACACCAGATCAAATGGTGTTATTCAATAAGCCAAATAGTGCAATTACCACGCGATTAAATTCGGCTCATAACGGCGATACGCTGCACTATGAAACAGAGCTATGTTTTGTTGTAAAAAATAAAAAGTTTGTAGGTGTTGGGTTAGGCCTTGATTTAACTAAGCGTACAGTACAAAGTAAATTAAAAAATAAAGGACTCCCTTGGGAGCGAGCTAAAGCATTTGACGGCTCAGTTATTCTAACTAATTTTGTAGAGTTAACAGATGCAATGCAGCATTTTACGTTTGAGCTTAAAATTAATAATGCTGTTATTCAGCAAGGTGATACTCATTTTATGCTAAACGACCCAGAATCTATTTTACAAAATATCAGCGAGTTTATGAGCTTAGAAGATGGTGATGTGATCATGACAGGTACACCTTCTGGTGTAGGGGAGGTAACCGCGAAAAGTATTTTTGCTGTCGCGCTTTATGCCAATGATCAGTGTTTACTAGAGCATCACTGGCAAGCAAGTTAA
- a CDS encoding aldo/keto reductase, with product MQYSPLGSSGVDVSRVCLGSMTWGLQNTQRDADEQIAYALSKGVNFIDTAEMYAVPPSPDTYGKTEQIIGDWFSRNQQKRSDIILATKIAGNGLSWVRGGGNITRQSVIEAVDESLKRLQTDYIDLYQLHWPNRSTPHFGRQWPGMLKFTNVNTQEHQAGMLDILEGLNDCVKAGKIKHCGLSDDTPWGISQFLNLAKEHNLPRMVSIQNEFSLAHTKDWPYLIEQCVHEDIAYLPWSPLAAGLLTGKYLNGARPEGSRWTFMQRNGIFRDTPNAEQATKQYVELAHANNITPAQLALAWCNQVDGVTSSIIGATSMAQLKEDIDAFDITLSDDVLTGIDTIFRNNPMPY from the coding sequence ATGCAATATAGTCCACTTGGTAGCAGTGGTGTAGACGTATCTCGAGTGTGTTTAGGCAGTATGACTTGGGGTTTACAAAATACTCAGCGCGATGCCGATGAACAAATAGCTTACGCACTCTCTAAAGGCGTCAATTTTATTGATACCGCCGAAATGTATGCGGTGCCGCCCTCTCCCGATACATATGGAAAAACAGAGCAAATTATTGGCGACTGGTTTTCACGTAATCAGCAAAAACGTAGCGATATAATTCTCGCCACAAAAATAGCGGGAAATGGCTTATCGTGGGTGAGAGGCGGCGGTAATATTACTCGTCAATCGGTTATTGAAGCTGTTGATGAGTCACTTAAACGCTTACAAACAGACTATATTGATTTATATCAGCTACATTGGCCCAATCGCTCTACGCCTCATTTTGGTAGGCAATGGCCTGGTATGCTTAAATTTACAAACGTAAATACACAAGAACATCAAGCTGGCATGCTGGATATTTTAGAAGGTTTAAACGACTGCGTAAAAGCCGGAAAAATTAAACACTGCGGTTTATCTGACGACACACCTTGGGGGATAAGCCAATTTTTAAACTTGGCAAAAGAGCATAATTTACCTCGTATGGTATCTATTCAAAACGAGTTTAGCTTAGCGCATACCAAAGATTGGCCCTATTTAATTGAGCAATGTGTGCATGAGGATATTGCTTACTTACCATGGTCACCTTTAGCCGCCGGTTTATTAACAGGTAAATACTTAAATGGTGCTCGCCCAGAAGGTTCTCGCTGGACCTTTATGCAGCGTAACGGTATTTTTAGAGATACACCAAACGCAGAGCAAGCGACTAAACAATATGTTGAGCTGGCGCATGCTAATAATATAACGCCAGCACAGCTTGCACTCGCATGGTGTAATCAAGTAGACGGTGTAACGTCGTCTATTATTGGTGCAACAAGTATGGCGCAATTAAAAGAAGATATTGATGCATTTGATATTACGCTAAGTGATGACGTGCTAACTGGCATTGATACTATTTTTAGAAATAATCCGATGCCGTATTAG
- a CDS encoding acyl-CoA thioesterase, translated as MQTFKDQYPIHTDITVAWADMDALQHVNNVVYLRYFEIARIDFLNKINLFDTITPSGIGPVISENNVRYKRPVTFPDTLTVGVTITDIKEDRFMMNYTVFSHAQNAITTTGNSKVVMFDFTTGQKALITEPLLSALTTHAQPNN; from the coding sequence ATGCAAACGTTTAAAGATCAATATCCTATTCATACTGATATTACCGTAGCTTGGGCTGACATGGATGCCCTCCAACACGTTAATAACGTGGTTTACTTACGTTATTTTGAAATAGCTCGAATAGACTTTTTAAACAAAATAAACCTATTTGATACAATTACCCCAAGCGGTATTGGTCCAGTTATAAGCGAAAACAATGTGCGCTATAAACGCCCAGTTACTTTTCCAGATACACTTACTGTCGGTGTTACCATCACTGACATTAAAGAAGATCGCTTTATGATGAATTACACTGTATTTAGCCATGCACAAAATGCGATAACCACTACGGGTAATTCAAAAGTGGTTATGTTTGACTTTACAACAGGGCAAAAAGCGCTAATTACTGAGCCTCTTTTATCAGCTCTAACCACCCATGCTCAACCTAATAACTAA
- the dinB gene encoding DNA polymerase IV encodes MKKFIHIDMDCFYAAVEMRDNPELANVPLAIGGNSRRGVLSTANYLAREYGVRSAMSNYHAKQLCPDLVIVSGRMAVYKEASNQIREVFNHYTDLIEPLSLDEAYLDVTNSAACKGSATLIAQQIRADIYNATGLTASAGIAPIKFIAKIASDENKPNGQFVVLPNEVDGFLAQLPLGKIPGVGKVTLEKLNLKGLYTGKDVREKGVNWMQQHVGNFGVSLYQKCAGEYVGKVSTNRIRKSLSVEHTYEYNKNSLQECLEQLPKLLEELKVRLDKQQLQNRINKLSVKVKFANFVVTSADQAYHQLNTEIFTQLLTKAYQRGVQQPVRLLGLGVGIKNQPEHNLQLSILD; translated from the coding sequence ATGAAAAAGTTTATTCACATAGATATGGATTGTTTTTACGCCGCAGTAGAAATGCGCGACAATCCTGAGCTTGCTAATGTACCGTTGGCAATCGGCGGTAATAGCCGGCGAGGTGTACTTTCAACCGCTAATTACCTTGCTAGAGAATATGGTGTACGCTCTGCCATGTCTAATTACCATGCTAAACAATTATGCCCCGATTTAGTGATTGTATCCGGACGTATGGCTGTTTATAAAGAGGCCTCAAACCAAATACGCGAAGTATTTAACCACTACACAGATTTAATTGAGCCACTTTCCCTTGATGAAGCTTACCTTGATGTAACAAATAGTGCCGCCTGTAAAGGCAGTGCTACGCTTATTGCACAACAAATAAGAGCCGATATTTACAATGCAACTGGGCTGACTGCATCAGCAGGGATTGCGCCAATTAAGTTTATTGCCAAAATAGCGAGTGACGAAAATAAGCCCAACGGGCAATTTGTAGTATTACCCAATGAAGTTGATGGTTTTTTAGCGCAGTTACCACTGGGTAAAATTCCTGGGGTGGGGAAAGTAACGCTCGAAAAACTCAATTTAAAAGGGTTATACACCGGCAAAGATGTGCGCGAAAAAGGCGTAAATTGGATGCAGCAGCATGTAGGTAACTTTGGTGTTTCTCTTTATCAAAAGTGTGCGGGTGAATATGTTGGTAAAGTCTCTACCAATCGAATTAGAAAATCGTTAAGTGTTGAGCATACTTATGAATACAATAAAAACAGCTTACAAGAATGCCTAGAGCAACTCCCTAAGTTGTTAGAGGAGTTGAAGGTACGTTTAGATAAACAACAATTACAAAACAGAATTAATAAACTGAGCGTTAAAGTTAAATTTGCCAATTTTGTAGTGACTTCTGCGGATCAGGCATACCATCAATTAAACACTGAAATTTTTACTCAGTTACTAACTAAAGCTTATCAACGAGGTGTGCAGCAGCCAGTAAGGCTTTTAGGTCTTGGCGTGGGTATAAAAAACCAGCCAGAGCATAATTTACAGCTTAGTATTCTCGATTAA
- a CDS encoding M17 family metallopeptidase — protein MAYPQAVLAQPVSASLECTSHDALIIISDDFSQLPNNPLRDAVLAQSKVDSRIGKQITLLVIENKRVILAPTGPLNRDYDDVRRYFDAAKLAINEAKASGSVNPALFLPNLNADSRYQHALEVAYLGACQALWQPLEAREFHGESIEPITNIGLVGANEQTINAVNAIAAGQYAARDLCGTEPERMAPPRFADYCVDLFKGSNIAVDVIDDIAAIDKNYPMLSTVARASYAVERHHPRVVKLEYVPSGEITRTLMFVGKGLVYDTGGADLKVGGYMAGMSRDKGGAASVAGFMKAVADFQPKGVKVIAYLAVVRNSIGSDCFVPDEIITSREGIRVRIGNTDAEGRLAMGDLLSEMKDLAKGEINPTLFTVATLTGHAARAMGPYGAYVENGPARSAGISRQIADCGDLWADGAEVSRSRREDYDFIKPRTLADDVLSSNNAASAVTARGHQFPMAFMAIVGGLDKHGNDSEQPLPYVHMDIAGSGVEGGDWQHGKPTAASVTSLFALYCL, from the coding sequence ATGGCATATCCACAAGCCGTGTTGGCTCAGCCAGTAAGTGCTAGCCTTGAATGTACATCTCATGATGCATTAATCATTATCAGTGATGATTTTTCTCAATTACCAAACAATCCACTACGAGATGCTGTTTTAGCACAATCAAAAGTTGATTCTCGTATTGGTAAGCAAATTACTTTATTAGTAATTGAAAATAAAAGAGTGATTCTTGCGCCAACGGGTCCTTTAAATAGAGATTACGACGACGTACGCCGTTATTTTGATGCCGCTAAACTTGCAATTAACGAAGCGAAGGCGTCGGGCAGTGTTAATCCTGCATTATTTTTACCAAACTTAAATGCTGATAGCCGTTACCAACATGCGCTGGAAGTTGCTTATTTAGGTGCTTGCCAAGCATTGTGGCAGCCGTTAGAAGCACGTGAGTTTCATGGTGAGAGTATTGAACCTATAACAAATATCGGTTTAGTTGGCGCAAATGAGCAAACAATTAACGCTGTTAATGCAATTGCAGCAGGTCAATACGCTGCACGTGATTTGTGTGGTACTGAGCCTGAGCGTATGGCTCCACCACGCTTTGCTGATTACTGCGTTGATTTATTTAAAGGCTCAAATATTGCCGTTGACGTGATTGATGATATTGCAGCGATTGATAAAAATTACCCAATGTTAAGCACTGTTGCTCGTGCATCGTACGCTGTAGAGCGCCATCATCCACGCGTTGTTAAGCTTGAATATGTACCAAGTGGCGAAATTACGCGAACACTTATGTTTGTTGGTAAAGGCCTGGTGTATGACACAGGTGGTGCCGATTTAAAAGTAGGCGGTTATATGGCAGGTATGAGCCGCGATAAAGGTGGCGCAGCATCTGTTGCGGGCTTTATGAAAGCCGTTGCTGATTTTCAGCCTAAAGGCGTTAAAGTCATCGCTTATTTAGCCGTTGTTCGTAATTCTATTGGTTCGGATTGTTTTGTACCAGATGAAATTATCACTAGCCGCGAAGGTATACGTGTACGTATTGGTAATACCGATGCAGAAGGGCGCTTAGCAATGGGCGACTTACTTAGTGAAATGAAAGATTTGGCTAAGGGTGAAATCAATCCAACGCTATTTACTGTGGCTACATTAACAGGCCACGCAGCTCGTGCAATGGGACCTTATGGAGCTTATGTTGAAAATGGTCCTGCTCGTAGCGCTGGTATTTCACGTCAAATAGCTGACTGTGGTGACCTATGGGCCGATGGCGCAGAAGTATCGCGCTCACGCCGTGAAGATTACGACTTTATCAAACCGCGCACACTTGCTGACGATGTACTCTCTAGTAATAACGCAGCGTCTGCAGTTACTGCGCGTGGGCATCAATTTCCGATGGCATTTATGGCTATTGTTGGCGGATTAGATAAGCATGGTAACGACTCTGAACAACCTCTGCCTTATGTACATATGGATATTGCGGGTAGCGGTGTTGAAGGTGGTGATTGGCAGCACGGTAAACCAACGGCTGCATCAGTGACGAGCTTATTTGCTCTTTATTGTTTGTAG
- a CDS encoding methyl-accepting chemotaxis protein yields the protein MPNLRRFSIFQRFYLLVGVVVIGLVVLSISSLTHQYSSLKNEQHIKTQNVVETAYSIIEHFYTLEKNNELTQQQAQSQALHTISALRYDKTNYFWINDYQPNMVMHPIKPALDGKNLTNNKDPDGKTLFVDMVNIVKRDGEGFIPYKWPKPGKEQPVDKIAFVKGFNQWQWIIGSGVYLDSIDEAFSEQRNLIVISAIIMITAVILLSYFIGKSILTPTRLAADMMKDISQGEGDLTRTLNESGNDEISELSHSFNLFILKMRESLIHVSQSAYDVSEHAHTVDESSKTSHSFIELQNDSSTQVAAAMEQMTHQIHDVSRNAEAAEQAANEAAHNASTGKSVVATTITAIKTLSTNIETVSRVTEDLANESNNIGSVLDVIRSISEQTNLLALNAAIEAARAGEHGRGFAVVADEVRTLASRTGQSTDEIQTMITKLQEGAKAAVEAVKSSQTLSLSTVEQASSANTSLDEIERLVSVITEMNSQIARATEQQTQAADEVNLRINDLSHSTSESLDNTKQLTGASNKLKQSSISLSTVVKRFKLD from the coding sequence ATGCCCAACCTACGCCGCTTTAGTATATTTCAACGCTTTTATTTATTAGTAGGTGTTGTGGTAATTGGACTTGTTGTATTGAGTATATCAAGCTTAACTCATCAATATAGTTCACTTAAAAACGAACAACATATCAAAACACAAAATGTAGTTGAAACGGCTTACAGCATTATTGAGCACTTTTATACGCTTGAGAAGAATAATGAACTCACTCAACAACAAGCACAGTCACAAGCATTACATACAATTAGTGCACTTCGGTACGACAAAACCAACTACTTTTGGATAAACGATTACCAACCAAATATGGTAATGCATCCTATTAAACCAGCCCTAGATGGTAAAAACTTAACAAATAATAAAGACCCCGACGGTAAAACACTATTTGTTGATATGGTTAATATAGTTAAGCGTGATGGTGAAGGTTTTATACCGTATAAATGGCCTAAGCCCGGAAAAGAGCAGCCAGTTGATAAAATTGCGTTTGTAAAAGGGTTTAACCAATGGCAATGGATCATTGGCTCGGGTGTGTACCTTGACTCGATTGATGAGGCATTTAGCGAACAACGTAATCTAATAGTCATCAGTGCAATCATTATGATTACTGCGGTTATTTTACTTAGCTACTTTATAGGTAAGAGTATTTTAACTCCAACCCGCTTAGCTGCCGATATGATGAAAGATATTTCACAAGGAGAAGGCGATTTAACACGTACGCTAAATGAGTCTGGTAATGACGAAATTTCAGAGTTATCTCACTCTTTTAACTTATTTATATTGAAAATGCGAGAGTCGCTTATTCATGTTTCGCAAAGTGCGTACGATGTAAGCGAGCATGCACATACTGTTGACGAATCAAGTAAAACGAGTCATTCGTTTATTGAGCTTCAAAACGATAGCTCAACGCAAGTCGCTGCCGCTATGGAGCAAATGACTCACCAAATACACGATGTGAGCCGTAATGCTGAAGCTGCTGAACAAGCTGCAAATGAGGCCGCTCATAATGCATCAACAGGTAAAAGTGTGGTGGCAACAACGATTACCGCAATAAAAACTCTTTCGACTAATATAGAAACTGTAAGCCGCGTTACTGAGGATTTAGCAAACGAAAGTAATAACATAGGTTCGGTCCTTGATGTGATTCGAAGCATTTCGGAGCAAACAAACCTGTTGGCACTTAATGCTGCAATAGAGGCTGCACGTGCGGGCGAACACGGTCGAGGTTTTGCTGTTGTTGCCGATGAGGTACGAACACTGGCGAGTCGCACAGGGCAAAGCACTGATGAAATTCAAACAATGATAACAAAATTACAAGAAGGTGCTAAAGCCGCTGTAGAAGCTGTAAAATCAAGCCAAACGCTTTCACTGTCAACGGTTGAGCAAGCATCGTCAGCAAATACTTCACTAGATGAAATAGAAAGACTGGTATCAGTGATCACTGAAATGAATAGCCAGATAGCACGCGCTACAGAGCAACAAACACAAGCCGCCGATGAGGTTAATTTACGTATTAACGACTTATCCCATTCAACAAGCGAATCGCTTGATAATACCAAACAGCTAACAGGCGCTAGTAATAAGCTAAAACAAAGTAGCATATCGCTATCAACTGTTGTTAAACGATTTAAGTTAGATTGA
- a CDS encoding S9 family peptidase, with protein sequence MLKKIKHLSLAMPLIVGAISVQAKPLSLERIFDDPSLSGKSPVQLKFSPDGSRVTYLQGKSDDYNRYDLWEYNLKDNTNRILVDSAKLFSGPENLSDEEKARRERQRIFGKGILEYKWSKDGSALLFPLNGDLYYYDLASAKSKKLTDTETFETDARFSPKGNYVSFIREQNLFALELDSGKEIQLSKDGGGVIKNGMAEFVAQEEMSRMTGYWWSGDETKIAYTRVDETPVKEAIRNEIYADEVKLFNQRYPFTGTDNVKIQLGVVKLNDQQVDWIDLGKDEDIYIARAKWLKDGNTLSYQWQNRSQHKLELRFYNSETKIQKVALTENSETWINLHFDLEFLKDKKHFVWASERNGFKHLYLYRTNGQLVRQITSGDWAVDSLKGIDENKGIVYFAARKDTPLESHLYSASLFKKGNTKRITEKGQYHNVVLAKDSKTFIDNSSSDNKPNSAALRKVNGEFITWLEENKLDSNHPLTPYLNDLTKPEYGTIKADDGQVMHYRLFKPSNITDGKKHPVIVNVYGGPHAQRVTNSWRSKNLYFQYMAQQGYVIFQLDNRGSYNRGKKFEDAIYKHLGVVEVADQIKGVEFLRTLDYVDPERIGIYGHSYGGYMALMTMFKAGDYFKAGVSGAPVTDWALYDTHYTERYLGHPDTNAKGYEASAVFPYTDGLKGPLMIYHGMADDNVLFTHATKLFKQLQDNEKQFEMMTYPGSKHSLRGKQVQTHLHKTITNFFNRHFDVE encoded by the coding sequence GTGCTAAAAAAAATAAAACATCTTTCACTGGCTATGCCACTAATAGTTGGCGCTATTAGTGTTCAAGCAAAACCTTTATCGCTGGAGCGTATTTTTGACGATCCGAGCTTGTCGGGTAAATCCCCTGTACAACTTAAATTTTCTCCTGATGGTAGTCGCGTAACTTATTTACAAGGTAAGAGCGATGACTATAACCGCTATGACTTATGGGAATACAACCTAAAAGATAACACTAACCGTATATTGGTTGATTCGGCAAAGTTATTTTCAGGCCCAGAAAACTTATCCGATGAAGAAAAAGCGCGCCGCGAACGCCAACGTATTTTTGGTAAAGGCATACTTGAATATAAATGGTCTAAAGATGGCAGCGCACTGTTATTTCCACTGAACGGCGACCTTTACTATTACGATTTAGCCTCTGCTAAAAGTAAAAAGTTAACCGATACTGAAACATTTGAAACCGATGCACGCTTTTCACCTAAAGGGAATTATGTTTCGTTTATTCGTGAGCAAAACCTATTCGCTTTAGAGCTTGATTCAGGTAAAGAAATTCAGCTTAGTAAAGATGGCGGCGGTGTAATTAAAAACGGCATGGCCGAATTTGTTGCACAAGAAGAAATGAGCCGTATGACGGGCTACTGGTGGTCTGGGGACGAAACTAAAATTGCTTATACCCGTGTTGATGAAACACCCGTAAAAGAAGCTATCCGTAACGAAATTTACGCTGATGAAGTGAAATTATTCAATCAACGCTACCCGTTTACAGGTACCGATAACGTAAAAATTCAACTTGGTGTTGTTAAGCTAAACGATCAACAAGTAGATTGGATTGATTTAGGTAAAGACGAAGACATTTATATTGCACGTGCCAAATGGCTAAAAGACGGCAATACATTGTCGTACCAATGGCAAAACCGCTCGCAACATAAATTAGAGCTTCGTTTTTATAACAGCGAAACTAAAATACAAAAAGTAGCACTGACCGAAAATAGCGAAACGTGGATTAACCTACATTTTGACCTTGAATTTTTAAAGGACAAAAAACACTTTGTATGGGCGTCTGAGCGCAACGGTTTTAAACACTTATACCTGTATCGCACAAACGGTCAACTTGTTCGCCAAATTACCTCTGGTGATTGGGCTGTTGATAGCTTAAAAGGCATTGATGAAAACAAAGGCATTGTTTACTTTGCTGCTCGTAAAGACACGCCTCTTGAAAGCCACTTATACAGCGCCTCTTTATTTAAAAAAGGTAATACAAAACGTATCACCGAAAAAGGTCAGTACCATAATGTTGTGCTCGCAAAAGACAGCAAAACTTTTATCGATAATAGCTCGTCTGATAATAAACCAAACTCTGCAGCGCTTCGCAAAGTAAACGGCGAATTTATTACATGGCTTGAAGAAAACAAGCTTGATAGCAACCACCCGCTTACCCCTTATTTAAACGATTTAACAAAACCAGAATACGGCACAATTAAAGCCGATGATGGCCAAGTTATGCATTACCGTTTATTCAAACCTAGTAACATCACTGATGGTAAAAAACACCCTGTTATTGTTAACGTATACGGCGGCCCGCATGCCCAACGAGTGACGAATAGCTGGCGTAGTAAAAATTTGTATTTTCAGTACATGGCGCAGCAAGGTTATGTAATTTTTCAACTGGACAACCGTGGTTCGTACAACCGTGGTAAAAAGTTTGAAGATGCGATTTATAAACACCTTGGTGTAGTGGAAGTTGCCGATCAAATTAAGGGCGTAGAGTTTTTACGCACACTTGACTATGTAGATCCAGAACGTATTGGCATATATGGTCATAGTTACGGTGGTTACATGGCGCTTATGACAATGTTTAAAGCAGGTGACTACTTTAAAGCCGGCGTATCGGGTGCTCCAGTAACCGATTGGGCATTGTATGATACGCACTACACTGAGCGCTATTTAGGACACCCTGACACAAACGCAAAAGGCTATGAAGCCAGTGCTGTTTTTCCATATACAGACGGCTTAAAAGGCCCATTGATGATCTACCACGGTATGGCTGACGATAACGTTTTATTTACCCATGCCACAAAGCTATTTAAACAATTGCAAGATAACGAAAAGCAGTTTGAAATGATGACCTACCCAGGCTCTAAACACAGCTTACGCGGTAAGCAAGTGCAAACACATTTACATAAAACCATTACAAATTTCTTTAATCGTCATTTTGATGTTGAATAA